The Sesamum indicum cultivar Zhongzhi No. 13 linkage group LG9, S_indicum_v1.0, whole genome shotgun sequence genome segment CATCACTTGAAAATCAAGGTGTAAAAGTATACCATAATACGTGGAAGAAAATGAGATTAGAACTGCGGAACTTTTCGATTAAGATGGGAAAGCAAAATGGTATTACTAGGTCCATTCTGCAggattaaatttcatttttgttgttaaagTTAAAACGTTGACTGTTTGACAGAGGCTTTTCACTATGCTGCACTGCAACTTGTTGAGCATTCTTTTAACTTTGTTATTAGcgcttttttatctttaatacTCAAAGACCTTATAAAGCAGGACATCCGTCGTCGTCCCAGGGACTGGATGAGTTCAAATCAACTTTCAGAATGTCCAGGAAGACTTTTGACTACATATGTTCACTAGCAAAGGAGCACATGATGGCTAAAACACATTTTGCCTTCACAAACGGCAAGCCAATGTCGTTACACGACCAGGTGGCCTTAGCACTAAGAAGACTCGGGTCAGgcaattcattaatttctaTCGGAGACTCATTTGGAACACACCATTCGACTGTCTCGCAAGTGACATGGCGCTTTGTGGAGGCCATTGAAGAAAACGGGCTTCACCACCTCCGATGGCCTTCCACTGAGCAGGAAATGACCGAGATAAAGAGcaagtttgagaaaatcaGAGGTCTTCCGAATTGTTGTGGCGCAATCGACACAACCCATATAACAATGCTGTTAACTTCATCTGATCAAGATGCCGACAGTTGGCTCGACCACAAGGAGAACCACAGCATGATCCTCCAGGTGATTGTTGACCCTGATCTGAGGTTCCGGGACGTAGTCGCTGGATATCCAGGAAAGATGAACGATTCTTCCGTTCTCCAGAGTTCAACTTTCTTCAAACTATGTCAGAAAGGGGAGAAGCTGAATGGGAACAAGGCATGCTTATCAGAAGAAACGGAGTTAAGGGAGTACATAGTCGGTGATTCAGGCTTCCCATTATTGCCTTGGCTTGTGACTCCATACCAAGGGAAGGAACTTTCGGAGGCAAAAGTTGAGTTCAATAAGAGGCTGCTTGCAACTCATTATGTGGCTCAGAAGGCGTTGGCGAGGCTGAAGGAGGTGTGGAGGATGATCAGAGGGGATATGTGGAGACCCGACAAGCACAAGTTGCCAAGGTTTATTCTCGTTTGCTGCATTCTCCACAACATTGTCATACACATGGAGGGCGAAGATCTTGAAGAGCTGCCCTCGTCTCTCCAACATGATCCGGGATACAGGCAAGAAGTTTGTGAATCAGTCGACAAGGGGGGCTCGATCTTGAGGGACAAACTTTCGACATACTTTTCTGGGAGATAACATTGCGATTGCCAGAACAAAATCTTGCATGTCATCATGAGAGAATAACTAGAGGAACTGCAAAGAGAAATTTAAGTATTAGAATGAAGACAACAAATTGCTCTATGTTATGGACATTTgtatatttagatttatatttCATGTCATACAGCAGCAAAGGATACAAACAACTAAGATTACTTAAAGGGCCTGAGGTAATGTCTTGAGCTATATAAGAAATGGATTATTTCATTTTCGCTTGGTGTGATTCCTTCCTTACTTTCTAACCTCAATTCAAATTCACCCTATCTTTTCAATCAGATTTAAAGGGTGTCTGATAACCTCAATTCAAATTCACCCTATCTGTTCAATCAGATTTAAAGGGTGTctgatttataaaatattttaaaagtttaaaaatatcaaaattgacTAGAAAAGTCAATAACTTATTGGAATTTTGATCatgtaacaaatatttttatatggggataaaaaaaatatcaattgtaTGAAGTGTAAAATTGAATAGTAACAAAATTGTGAGAgtgtttttgtcttttaaaagattaaaatgaaaaatctaaaaagaattattaaataaatggatgGAGCTTGCTttatttacttctttttgttgagcatcaaactgaaaattgCAAAAGTTGCCCCCATGCAGGATCGAACTACAGACCTTCAGTTTACAAGACTGACGCTCTACCACTGAGCTATAGGGGCTATTTTTGATATTACaattgtttataaatatattaaaaatgaacaaCTTGTTCCCTAAAATTTTAGCAAATAGACAATTCAGCCCCCTATGTTTTTCAATTGTACTGGACACAACtcttaattgatattttcatgtGTGTAATGTCTGTTTTGACCCCCTTTAcgaatataaaagaataattactGAAAACCTTCTTCATTTGCAGACAAACGATCAATTTTCAGATATAATTTTGTCCAAATAAAAGAGTTAttagactaaaattaaaaaaaatgtacagtgaactttttatttaaaaattcaagaacGAAGGGCCCTTTTTTGCTTATTCAAAGAGTTCTTTTTGCCCTTAATAGTTTTCTAGGCAGAGTAGGGATCACAAAAGAATAGATCAAGAGAAGAATTAGGATCTTTTTGTAAAGCATTTTTGCCTACAATCTGTTCAAGCACCTCCCGCAGTTgctaagagaaaaatataggaaatacttccaaattaaaatatagaagaatatctatatttatatacataaaaagtGTGAATTTTACTAGTGTTTgttcttatattataaaaaaagacatcCTTGTTTACataatgtttaattaataataaataagacaTAATAATTGAAGAACAAAATTGTATCAGAAAAGGAAGCTATTTACTAGTTGGATATGATTggaacataaataaataaaatgtaattaacccattCTTGGAGACTGATATTTGTAGTGTGAATCCATACATAAGTCAACATAAATTCCCATGACTTCGCCTCCCAACTCAGTTGTTGAATGCACAAAACTCGAATGCAACTTCTTGGAAACAACACAAGAAGCTATGAGGGTGCGTATGCCATTCCATACAAGTGacaaaatttttgaacttcCCACCCCACACTACCTACATTCACACCAAGTCAAAGAAGAAGTGTGGAAGGTTTGTGTCCCACTCCACGaggaattttattatttagtgaaGGAAGGATATATCTCCAAATGAGAGAAAATTCAAGGAACAATTGTGCACATGCATGCAAGTGCAAACTCCAAAATGTGTAAGGACAAGAATTCAACCAGAAAGGGAGCATTCTTGTGAATTTCTAGCTATAGCCCTTCACTTTTTCTACTTTCCAATGTACTCTATGCCGGCCTTGCCCCGACATGTGAGAATTACTATGTGACTTATGTTTCTCATGCATCtacatttcatttttcctcccATGTAATTTTAGTGCCTTAATTACTACACCTTTTTCATGTTGTCTATGTATTAAATTTGAGTTAGCAGGAAGTTATTTATAACGTTTTACATAAATtgactaatttaaatagctcaaaagtataaattacaaCTTAATAGTATtgtttcaacttattttcaataaaaaaatatttaaaaatgaactCTCACAAAAGCCCTTGTGGTATACCTTTTTGACTTGATATTAGAGTCTATATTGAGTTAATTGCTCAAGAAATAGGTAGGTGATATATCTACATTATGGGCTCTAGTTATATAAGTATCATTGGTCTCTACCTTAACATAAATACTACGAAATTCCCTTATAAAAATGAGTAAGATACCCTTATGGAATATAAAGTCAACCATTCTTCTcgcatcaaaataaattaaagacaaACACAATCCACTTttagaaaatggaaaagttaGCATGATCAACCAGCTTGGATTTGGtagaaatttgattttgaattcttaACCACCTTAAACAAAGTTAACATGATCTATCAttatctaatatatttatttagtttttcttgtttctacTGGGCTCATTATGAGAATAAATGACTATCAATATGATAGTTAATGATTGAATTACCTATCATTAATTGAATACTATAAGTTCAACTttgcttaaatatttttcatccatatATAGTGAAATTGCGTCGAAAACAACTGAATCTAACTCAAATAACTCGATATTATTTTTCGACTGACTGAATTGAATTTGACCTAGACCTTAATTTCAtacggaaaaaaaaatattgtacaaCATTAGTTGAGCTTTAACAATTAAAAGCCGATCAAGTATCAGATTATTTTCCTCctatttaattcaatcaaatggAGTTCGAAATCAACGTATTTTCATAGCATAATACACGTAGATGAAAGGGTGTGGACAAATAAAGTAGCTAGTACTAAGAATCAAAAGCCATGTGACACACTGTGTGCAAGTCAGGAATGAAGTAAGCACAACTGTTACTATTACTATTACTATCTGCCCAAATGATAAACAGTAGTAGTATCTCACACTCGCGTACAAACCATGTCGGAAACACACACTCACCTATCACCGTTGTACGAAGTGGACCTCTTCAACGTCGGAAATTCCTCTTTCTTTGTCTCCACTAAGCTCCCGCTGAAGTACTCTTTCTCCTCCACTCTCACTCCGCCGCGGGGCACCCTCATCTTGTACTGCGATATCAGTCCCAAGCCCCCCTGTCCGGCGCCGCAGTCCTTGAACGACATCGACCCGCATGAGAGTAACTGCATCAGAACTGACGATTTGCCTGCCCTTTGAATCTGCTGCCTACTCGCCGTTGATTCTTCCTTGGCGTTCTCCGGGTGGAGCATCAGCCGCCCGTCGGCTTTCATTAAAGTTTCAAGAGTCTCCGGGCTCGAGTCGGATGGTGGTGGGGAGATCTCGATCTCGTCGCGCTGCGGTTCCTTTTCACACGGTTCTTTGCTCTTCTCTTCAACTATTTCGGGTGGtgggcggcggcggcggcgacGGCTTTCTCCAGTTTGAGTGGAGGCGTCAGCGGCGGCGGATCTGCAGGAGGACTCTGCCTTGTAGACACTGTACTCCTGGAGGTTGAAGTCGATGGAGCTGCAGGACTGGTTCCGCCGCCGTCTGTCGGATGTCTGGGGGTAATCCAGATCCCCGGCGGTGATTTGGGTCTCCGGCGCCGGCAGAGCCCGTGGCTGCTGCCTCTGTAGAGAAGTAACTGTTTCCAAAAACGTGTTCTCCAGAAGCTCTGATCCTTTGAGAACGTACTCATGGCCGTGCGCCGGGTAGATGAAATCATTCTCCGACAAATCATGCCATACAAATCCATTCTTGTAGCTCCTGGACCACCATATCCCCAAATCAGAGTCTCTCaaaccaaaatttcaaaaaaatcaaaaacc includes the following:
- the LOC105170660 gene encoding protein ALP1-like isoform X1, whose protein sequence is MGPVSGNRKKRKVEKKAEEKSLVSGSSQEVSAEWWDVLSKKFSAGHPSSSQGLDEFKSTFRMSRKTFDYICSLAKEHMMAKTHFAFTNGKPMSLHDQVALALRRLGSGNSLISIGDSFGTHHSTVSQVTWRFVEAIEENGLHHLRWPSTEQEMTEIKSKFEKIRGLPNCCGAIDTTHITMLLTSSDQDADSWLDHKENHSMILQVIVDPDLRFRDVVAGYPGKMNDSSVLQSSTFFKLCQKGEKLNGNKACLSEETELREYIVGDSGFPLLPWLVTPYQGKELSEAKVEFNKRLLATHYVAQKALARLKEVWRMIRGDMWRPDKHKLPRFILVCCILHNIVIHMEGEDLEELPSSLQHDPGYRQEVCESVDKGGSILRDKLSTYFSGR
- the LOC105170660 gene encoding protein ALP1-like isoform X2: MGPVSGNRKKRKVEKKAEEKSLVSGSSQEVSAEWWDVLSKKFSGHPSSSQGLDEFKSTFRMSRKTFDYICSLAKEHMMAKTHFAFTNGKPMSLHDQVALALRRLGSGNSLISIGDSFGTHHSTVSQVTWRFVEAIEENGLHHLRWPSTEQEMTEIKSKFEKIRGLPNCCGAIDTTHITMLLTSSDQDADSWLDHKENHSMILQVIVDPDLRFRDVVAGYPGKMNDSSVLQSSTFFKLCQKGEKLNGNKACLSEETELREYIVGDSGFPLLPWLVTPYQGKELSEAKVEFNKRLLATHYVAQKALARLKEVWRMIRGDMWRPDKHKLPRFILVCCILHNIVIHMEGEDLEELPSSLQHDPGYRQEVCESVDKGGSILRDKLSTYFSGR
- the LOC105170661 gene encoding protein UPSTREAM OF FLC, translated to MAVSGSRSGKMSELQLTKGWRDQQREISPERTKVWIEPANGKLKADRRVPVVYYLSRNGQLEHPHFMEVPLSSTHGLFLGDVINRLNVLRGKGMAAMYSWSCKRSYKNGFVWHDLSENDFIYPAHGHEYVLKGSELLENTFLETVTSLQRQQPRALPAPETQITAGDLDYPQTSDRRRRNQSCSSIDFNLQEYSVYKAESSCRSAAADASTQTGESRRRRRRPPPEIVEEKSKEPCEKEPQRDEIEISPPPSDSSPETLETLMKADGRLMLHPENAKEESTASRQQIQRAGKSSVLMQLLSCGSMSFKDCGAGQGGLGLISQYKMRVPRGGVRVEEKEYFSGSLVETKKEEFPTLKRSTSYNGDR